The following coding sequences are from one Betaproteobacteria bacterium window:
- a CDS encoding DsbE family thiol:disulfide interchange protein, translated as MRRFLLPLGVFLVLVVFLGVGLRLNPREVPSPFIGKPAPPFKLSQLHAPERSIAPEDLRGEVWLLNVWASWCVSCRAEHPVLLELARRKAVPLIGLDYKDDREAGRDWLARNGDPYLLSAWDGDGRVGIDYGVYGVPETFLIDRAGVVRFKHVGPLTEAIVNEKIIPLVKELNGV; from the coding sequence ATGCGTCGCTTCCTGCTCCCCCTGGGCGTATTCCTCGTTCTGGTCGTCTTCCTGGGTGTCGGCCTGCGGCTCAATCCGCGGGAAGTGCCGTCGCCCTTCATCGGCAAGCCTGCCCCCCCTTTCAAACTCAGCCAGCTCCATGCGCCGGAGCGCAGCATCGCCCCGGAGGACTTGCGGGGCGAAGTGTGGCTCCTCAACGTCTGGGCTTCCTGGTGCGTGTCCTGCCGGGCCGAGCACCCGGTGCTGCTCGAACTGGCGCGGCGCAAGGCAGTGCCGCTCATCGGGCTCGACTACAAGGACGACCGGGAAGCCGGCCGCGACTGGCTGGCCCGCAACGGTGATCCCTATCTCCTCTCGGCCTGGGATGGCGACGGCCGGGTAGGGATCGACTATGGCGTCTATGGCGTGCCGGAAACCTTCCTCATCGACCGGGCCGGCGTCGTGCGCTTCAAGCACGTCGGCCCCCTGACCGAGGCCATCGTCAATGAAAAGATCATTCCCCTGGTGAAGGAGCTCAACGGTGTGTAA
- a CDS encoding cytochrome c-type biogenesis protein CcmH: MCKWLTLVVLGFWLGGGLAREAVPVAADPVAEARVQKLAEQLRCLVCQNQNLADSHADLAEDLKSQVREMVQKGLSDREIIDYLVQRYGDFVLYRPPVKATTWLLWAGPFALLAVALSVLAARLRRRRDVAALSEKERAAARRLLGDDEGERA, encoded by the coding sequence GTGTGTAAATGGCTCACTCTGGTCGTCCTCGGTTTCTGGCTGGGAGGGGGCCTCGCCCGCGAGGCTGTGCCGGTGGCGGCCGACCCGGTGGCGGAGGCGCGGGTCCAGAAGCTGGCGGAACAGTTGCGTTGCCTGGTCTGCCAGAATCAGAATCTGGCCGACTCCCACGCCGACCTCGCCGAGGATTTGAAAAGCCAAGTGCGGGAAATGGTGCAAAAAGGGCTGTCCGACCGGGAAATCATCGATTACCTGGTGCAGCGCTACGGAGACTTCGTCCTCTACCGGCCGCCGGTCAAGGCGACGACCTGGCTGCTCTGGGCGGGGCCGTTTGCGCTCCTGGCTGTAGCGCTTTCGGTCCTGGCAGCCAGGCTTCGCCGCCGCCGGGATGTCGCCGCCCTGAGCGAGAAGGAGCGCGCCGCTGCGCGCAGGCTCCTGGGCGACGACGAAGGAGAGCGCGCATGA